From the genome of Candidatus Wallbacteria bacterium:
TCAATCTTCTGGCCGGACGCGCCTGGCAGTATCACTTATACCCGCTTACCCATCAGGAACTGGGGAAAGATTTTGTCTTGAATCGGGCGCTTTGCCGCGGGAGTCTTCCGCCTGTGATCAAGTCATCCGATTCCGATGCTGCGAAAACGCTGGAGGCCTATACTCAGACTTACTTGAAGGAAGAGGTTCTGGATGAAGCTTTGACACGCAATGTAAGCGCTTTCAGCAGATTCCTGGAGATCGCAGCCGATCAGAACGGCATGACCGTAAACTATTCCAACATTGCCAGGGAAACGCAGGTGTCAGTCAAGACGATTCAGGCGTATTACCAGATCCTGGAAGACACTCTGATTGTCTACCGGCTTCCTCCATACATTAGGAGCACCAGACGCCGCCTGGTTCAGCATCCGAAGTATTATTTCTTTGATACTGGTGTTGTCCAGTCATTGCTCGGCAGGGCTGCACAGCCGGTCAAAGAAGGAACCTCCGAATTCGGCAGGTTGTTCGAGCACTTCATTATCATCGAAACCATGCGTCTGGCTGCCTATTCAGGAAAAAACTGGCGCTTCTATCATTGGCGGAGTGCTTCAGGCTCTGAGGTGGATCTGGTGATCGAGACTGGGGAGGGAGTCTGGGCTGTCGAGGTCAAAACCGGCGGCAGAATCGAAGCCGTGGATCTGCAAGGCCTGCGTGCGTTCCAGACCGACCACCCAGGTGCCCGGGCAGTCTGTGCAGGGCTCAATGATCGTCCCTATCGCGCAGGTGATTTCAATGTAATCCCATGGAAAGATCTCTTCTCGGCGCGAAATCTGGACTTACAACCCGGGACTTGACTTTAACTCAACTTGATTTCTGATTAAACATCCGCAGGAGAGGATGAACTGATTGATTCTTTCCATATTGCCTCCAGATTTCCTATTTTTCCCCCATATTCTGCGATAAAATATCTGAGTTTTTTCTGAGACTATCCATTTCCCAGGCTTCCCGCTTTCCGGATTTCAGGGCTTCAGTGACAAGGTCCAGCGGGGTTTTTCCAGCCTTGTTCAATGCATTCGGATCTGCGCCGGCCTTGAGCAGGCATTCGATGTCGTTGAGTCCGAACAGTTCCTGAGCCGCATAATGAAGGGCTGTATTTCCGTCATTGTCGGGCTTCCGATAATCGGCGCCTGCCTTCAGCAGCAGCTCTATCCATGAACCGAAATCAGGGGAGCTGCAGGCAAGCATGAGCTGCGTCTGGCCTTTAACATTAGCATAATTGATATTAAGCCCATTCTGAACGAAATAATCCAGATACTCATTATTGGAGTTCATCATCAGGTTATTGCCTGAGTTGTCCAGCAGGTCCGAAATCCGCTGGCCCTGCTTTTCAGCTTCTGCGACCAAGAGTTTTATTCCTTCCAGGTTATTGTGCTTCCTGGCGGCATAAAACACGGCAGACTTGCCTGTGATGTCCTTTAACATCGGATCAGCACCTGCTTTCAGCAGCATTCCGATCGCCTCAGGGTAAGGAAACATCATCAGCAAGCTTCTGCCTGTGAAAGTTACTTGATTCGGGTTCCCGCCCTTTTCCAGAAACATAAGGATCAGTTCCAGGCCGAGTTTGTAGTTTCTTGCGTCGATCTCCTGTGGAGGATCAGGTTCGGAGATACCCAGACCATAGTAAAACAAATACAGAATCTGCAATTTATAACTATTAATTTTCTTTTCCATTAGTGCCTTGGGAAATTCGGCCAGCACGTCCCCGCCTGCTTTAATCCATTCCAGGAATTCGACAGGAGAGGTATAGATTTTCGTCGCATTCTGCTCAGCAGCTTCGGATGTGCCGGAAACGAGTGGAGGGGTTAAAACCGATTCCGCGGTGGCCCTAACACCGGACAGCAATTCAGCCGGGATCTGGTGGCCGCCATTATCTACAGCATTACGGTCAGCTCCATGCTTGAGCAGTACTTCCAGGACTTCACGATGCTTGAAAACATTGAATTGCAAAAGGGGTGTCTGCCCCAGATTGTTGCGGGAATTTACGTCAGCTCCATGTTCAATCAGGAATTCGGCGCATCTGGCGTCACTAACAAGATGCAGAGGTGTATCCCCGTTTTTGTTCTTCTCAGTCACCGAAAGGCCGTTCGCAACCATCAGTTCAGCTGCTTCGATA
Proteins encoded in this window:
- a CDS encoding ATP-binding protein; this translates as MYKRSITLPTGENSFFLFGPRQTGKSTLISGLLSDRPHLVLNFLERDTFLRYKTRPEHLRKEIQAMDSLPDNLTVFIDEVQKVPEILDEVHLLIETYKEKLAFVMTGSSARKIRRSGVNLLAGRAWQYHLYPLTHQELGKDFVLNRALCRGSLPPVIKSSDSDAAKTLEAYTQTYLKEEVLDEALTRNVSAFSRFLEIAADQNGMTVNYSNIARETQVSVKTIQAYYQILEDTLIVYRLPPYIRSTRRRLVQHPKYYFFDTGVVQSLLGRAAQPVKEGTSEFGRLFEHFIIIETMRLAAYSGKNWRFYHWRSASGSEVDLVIETGEGVWAVEVKTGGRIEAVDLQGLRAFQTDHPGARAVCAGLNDRPYRAGDFNVIPWKDLFSARNLDLQPGT
- a CDS encoding ankyrin repeat domain-containing protein, with amino-acid sequence TIFPLSRDRDLYILLRNSGDEEILRLMLAKGTVELSSEVIPAVFSKEIAGKMQIEKLNGKKLEAISLVRTYAAAEYLLEKGLDPNLEEAGNVPLTVAENAEVARALIAHGADINAEVKSWCGYCEKDGILGRVKNRAVAELLIASGLDPKKKSVRGTTYLHNEKLRKDVAEMLLEYGLSPNERDAFGKTPLFYSGYETATVQFLISRGADPAIKDNDGNTPLHHSVFSIEAAELMVANGLSVTEKNKNGDTPLHLVSDARCAEFLIEHGADVNSRNNLGQTPLLQFNVFKHREVLEVLLKHGADRNAVDNGGHQIPAELLSGVRATAESVLTPPLVSGTSEAAEQNATKIYTSPVEFLEWIKAGGDVLAEFPKALMEKKINSYKLQILYLFYYGLGISEPDPPQEIDARNYKLGLELILMFLEKGGNPNQVTFTGRSLLMMFPYPEAIGMLLKAGADPMLKDITGKSAVFYAARKHNNLEGIKLLVAEAEKQGQRISDLLDNSGNNLMMNSNNEYLDYFVQNGLNINYANVKGQTQLMLACSSPDFGSWIELLLKAGADYRKPDNDGNTALHYAAQELFGLNDIECLLKAGADPNALNKAGKTPLDLVTEALKSGKREAWEMDSLRKNSDILSQNMGEK